One part of the Candidatus Eisenbacteria bacterium genome encodes these proteins:
- a CDS encoding aminoacyl-histidine dipeptidase, translating into MSSAIEGLKPELVWKYFAGLSKIPRGSKNEAAAGAWVLKVAKQLGLEARQDRWGNVVARKPASPGRERTPSVCLQGHLDMVCEKRPDLKHDFLKDPLNLVRDGEWLRADGTTLGADNGIAVASALAIMEDRSLEHGPLEFLFTVDEETGLTGAKGLEPGFVTSRILLNLDSEEETALFVGCSGGRDTNGNWALEWDAAPAGSVALEITVGGLRGGHSGLEIDKGRGNAIKILGRALRLAGESGARLARMDGGNKRNAIPRDAVALVWVPKAKLAGATAALEEFDRVARAELATVEPGLRVTATAVKTRGGKVFRRPLQKKLLQVISGLPHGVIKMSAEISWLVETSTNVAVIATGKKSVSLATSQRSSVASEIQEIGDTVVAVLELGGAEVHVSDGYPGWKPNLDSPILKTAAGTYRRLRGSEPDVKAVHAGLECGIIGERYPGMDMVSFGPVLESVHSPEERIHVGSVGRFYEFLLAILKDVK; encoded by the coding sequence ATGTCGAGCGCAATCGAGGGTCTGAAGCCGGAACTGGTCTGGAAGTACTTCGCCGGGCTGTCGAAGATTCCCCGCGGATCGAAGAACGAAGCGGCCGCGGGCGCGTGGGTCCTGAAGGTGGCGAAGCAGCTGGGGCTGGAAGCGCGCCAGGACCGCTGGGGTAACGTGGTGGCGCGCAAGCCGGCCTCGCCCGGTCGCGAACGGACGCCCTCGGTGTGCCTGCAGGGCCACCTGGACATGGTGTGCGAGAAGCGTCCCGATCTCAAACACGACTTCCTCAAGGACCCGCTGAACCTGGTGCGCGACGGGGAGTGGCTGCGGGCCGACGGCACCACGCTGGGAGCCGACAACGGCATCGCGGTGGCCTCGGCGCTGGCGATCATGGAGGACCGCTCCCTGGAGCACGGCCCGCTGGAATTCCTGTTCACGGTGGACGAGGAGACCGGCCTGACCGGGGCCAAGGGGCTGGAGCCCGGCTTCGTGACCAGCCGCATCCTGCTGAATCTCGACTCCGAGGAGGAGACCGCGCTGTTCGTCGGCTGCTCCGGCGGGCGCGACACCAACGGGAACTGGGCCCTCGAGTGGGACGCGGCCCCCGCGGGCTCCGTGGCCCTTGAGATCACCGTGGGAGGGCTGCGGGGCGGCCACTCGGGCCTGGAGATCGACAAGGGCCGCGGCAACGCCATCAAGATCCTGGGCCGCGCGCTGCGCCTGGCGGGGGAATCCGGAGCGCGGCTGGCGCGCATGGACGGCGGCAACAAGCGCAACGCGATCCCGCGCGACGCGGTGGCGCTGGTGTGGGTTCCGAAGGCGAAGCTGGCGGGCGCGACCGCCGCGCTGGAGGAGTTCGACCGCGTGGCGCGCGCGGAGCTGGCCACCGTGGAGCCCGGGTTGCGGGTGACCGCCACGGCGGTGAAGACGCGCGGCGGAAAGGTATTCCGGCGCCCGCTGCAGAAGAAGCTGCTGCAGGTGATCTCGGGGCTGCCCCACGGCGTCATCAAGATGAGCGCGGAGATCTCGTGGCTGGTGGAGACCTCCACCAACGTGGCGGTCATCGCCACCGGCAAGAAGTCGGTGTCCCTGGCCACCAGCCAGCGCAGCTCGGTGGCGTCCGAGATCCAGGAGATCGGCGACACGGTGGTGGCGGTGCTCGAGCTGGGCGGGGCCGAGGTGCATGTCTCCGACGGTTACCCGGGCTGGAAGCCCAACCTGGACTCGCCCATCCTCAAGACCGCGGCAGGCACCTACCGCCGGCTGCGCGGCAGCGAGCCGGACGTGAAGGCGGTCCACGCCGGCCTGGAGTGCGGCATCATCGGGGAGCGCTACCCCGGAATGGACATGGTCTCGTTCGGCCCGGTGCTGGAGTCGGTGCACTCGCCGGAGGAGCGCATCCACGTCGGCTCGGTGGGGCGGTTCTACGAGTTCCTGCTGGCGATCCTGAAGGACGTGAAGTAG